A genomic stretch from Gardnerella leopoldii includes:
- the carA gene encoding glutamine-hydrolyzing carbamoyl-phosphate synthase small subunit — MDYSDTFAGFGSDDAVLVLEDGQVYVGKPFGAQGSTRAEIVFSTGMTGYQETLTDPSYDQQIVVQTFPHIGNTGMNHEDPESAHIWVAGYVVKKPSPVVSNWRAEGSLEDDLQKQGIVGISGIDTRKLVRHLRSVGVMRAGIFSNKALVDPSTGAFRTVASFVDEIKQTPQMQGLRLTDEVSTKETYTIEPCGDFEGKDPLYTVVAVDFGIKSMTPHRLAERGCRVHVVSSSISFESLQALNADGVFFSNGPGDPSQANREVELLRKVLDAGYPFFGICFGNQLLGRALGFGTYKLKFGHRGINQPVKDVTTGKVEVTAHNHGFAVDAPLDGPVQSPYENGHFGRVLVSHIDLNDNVVEGLQCLDIPAFSVQYHPEAAAGPHDASYLFDRFVQLMRENARKSK; from the coding sequence GTGGATTACAGCGACACCTTTGCCGGATTCGGCAGTGATGATGCAGTATTGGTGTTGGAGGATGGTCAGGTTTACGTTGGTAAGCCTTTTGGTGCGCAAGGTTCTACGCGCGCTGAGATTGTGTTCTCCACGGGCATGACTGGTTATCAAGAAACATTAACTGATCCAAGTTATGATCAACAAATCGTAGTTCAAACATTCCCACACATAGGTAATACGGGAATGAATCACGAAGATCCAGAATCTGCCCACATTTGGGTTGCTGGTTACGTAGTTAAGAAGCCAAGCCCAGTAGTTAGCAATTGGCGAGCTGAAGGTTCCTTGGAAGACGATTTACAAAAGCAAGGTATCGTTGGCATTAGTGGTATTGATACTCGAAAGCTGGTACGTCATTTACGCTCGGTAGGCGTTATGCGTGCCGGCATTTTTTCTAATAAGGCCCTGGTTGATCCGTCAACCGGGGCTTTTCGCACCGTCGCTTCTTTCGTTGACGAAATTAAGCAAACTCCTCAAATGCAGGGCTTGCGTTTAACGGATGAAGTCAGTACTAAAGAAACGTACACGATTGAGCCTTGCGGTGATTTTGAAGGAAAAGATCCACTTTACACTGTTGTAGCAGTCGACTTTGGTATTAAATCTATGACTCCTCACCGTTTGGCTGAGCGCGGCTGCCGCGTGCACGTTGTAAGCTCCTCAATAAGCTTCGAATCGCTGCAAGCGCTTAACGCAGACGGCGTATTCTTCTCGAATGGTCCTGGAGACCCTAGCCAAGCAAATCGCGAAGTTGAGCTTTTGCGCAAAGTTTTGGATGCAGGTTACCCGTTCTTTGGTATCTGCTTTGGAAACCAGTTACTTGGTCGCGCGCTCGGCTTTGGAACTTACAAGTTGAAGTTTGGTCACCGCGGTATTAATCAGCCTGTAAAAGACGTTACAACCGGAAAAGTGGAAGTTACGGCTCACAATCACGGCTTTGCTGTGGACGCACCTCTTGACGGTCCTGTGCAATCTCCTTACGAAAACGGACACTTTGGTCGCGTGCTAGTTTCGCATATTGACTTGAACGACAACGTTGTAGAAGGCTTGCAATGCCTTGATATTCCAGCGTTCTCGGTGCAATATCATCCGGAAGCTGCAGCAGGACCGCACGACGCTTCCTATCTATTTGACCGTTTTGTGCAATTGATGCGCGAAAACGCTCGAAAAAGCAAGTAA
- the nusB gene encoding transcription antitermination factor NusB has protein sequence MARSTARKRALNTLYEADEKNQHILSLLEERVKEPGAQTPLPEYAIEIVRGVGERRNRIDKTLNRYSTGWKVGRMAVIDRNILRIAVWEMLLNDEIPDKVAIDEAIALAKMYSDDEAIAFIHGLLSAIMADKDACLAKFNGESSPEDAATEESTEEAAAAE, from the coding sequence ATGGCACGTTCTACCGCTCGTAAAAGGGCTTTGAATACGCTGTATGAGGCGGATGAGAAGAATCAGCATATTCTTTCTTTGCTTGAGGAGCGAGTTAAGGAGCCTGGCGCTCAAACTCCGCTCCCAGAGTACGCTATTGAGATTGTTCGAGGCGTAGGAGAGCGACGTAACAGAATTGACAAGACGCTAAACCGCTATTCGACTGGCTGGAAAGTTGGCAGAATGGCTGTTATCGATCGCAATATTTTGCGCATTGCAGTTTGGGAAATGCTTCTTAACGATGAGATTCCAGATAAAGTTGCTATTGACGAGGCGATTGCGCTCGCAAAAATGTATAGCGACGACGAAGCTATTGCGTTTATTCACGGCTTACTAAGCGCGATTATGGCAGATAAAGACGCTTGCTTGGCAAAGTTTAATGGCGAATCTTCTCCTGAAGACGCTGCTACGGAAGAGTCTACGGAAGAAGCTGCTGCTGCCGAGTAA
- the efp gene encoding elongation factor P, giving the protein MAQTTNDIKNGSVLNLDGQLWTVVKFQHVKPGKGPAFVRTTIKNVLSGKIVDKTFNAGMKMEFETVDNRTLQYSYEDGDNFVFMDMTTYDQVYIPKVLVGEQSKYLLEGTDCIVSFHDGTPLSVELPASVILTITHTEPGLQGNRSNAGTKPATVETGAEIQVPLFVGEGEKVKVDTRDGSYLGREN; this is encoded by the coding sequence GTGGCACAGACTACCAATGATATTAAGAATGGATCGGTTTTGAACCTTGATGGTCAGCTTTGGACCGTCGTTAAGTTCCAGCACGTGAAGCCAGGCAAGGGTCCTGCTTTTGTGCGTACCACCATTAAGAACGTGCTCTCGGGCAAGATTGTCGACAAGACTTTTAATGCCGGCATGAAGATGGAGTTCGAGACCGTTGATAACCGCACGTTGCAATATTCATACGAAGATGGCGACAACTTCGTCTTTATGGATATGACCACTTACGACCAGGTTTATATTCCTAAGGTTTTGGTTGGCGAGCAAAGCAAGTATTTGCTTGAAGGCACCGACTGCATCGTAAGCTTCCATGATGGCACTCCTTTGAGCGTTGAGCTTCCAGCTTCCGTGATTTTGACTATTACTCACACTGAGCCAGGCTTGCAAGGCAATCGTTCTAACGCTGGTACTAAGCCTGCAACTGTGGAAACCGGTGCTGAAATCCAGGTTCCACTCTTCGTGGGTGAAGGCGAAAAGGTGAAGGTCGACACTCGTGACGGCTCTTACCTTGGTCGTGAAAACTAA
- a CDS encoding zinc-ribbon domain-containing protein translates to MFCTQCGNKNDDNSKFCNTCGALLEVTSTVEPSIQSQQYELPTNEAPTTVFPAQEALSDNLNVLGSPIMGSSSEQPSMNNSPYVQGEAPANYSHSEDDKRKKKVIITLITAIIACVLVIGAGAWWYVNSARTAQSNNKTELQSSKSKNNKSKQHVLTNDDLDSDDEDSDTSSDKDNAIGASEKLNTKKINKLVSNFASNNSVSVAISGKKGILYESSNSRKTFPAVGFYFPVVLYTKDNPQHDYEDKCEDVIKAMSNDSANELLDDQGGIDGLDQWLSDNGYANTSFTRKYGDVDASNDGHENLTSSHDAAMMLSKAMQNSTIANATGYDISADGVNVPDGIEVMAHRGQGIKNVYNYFLILKKGKNRIGVSVLTKSADKDDVAEFVSKLLNLLKNNL, encoded by the coding sequence TGTTCTGCACGCAATGTGGTAATAAAAATGATGATAATAGCAAGTTTTGCAATACTTGCGGAGCGCTTTTAGAAGTTACGTCAACAGTCGAGCCGTCAATCCAAAGTCAACAATACGAATTGCCTACTAACGAAGCGCCTACTACTGTATTTCCTGCGCAGGAAGCTTTATCGGATAATCTAAACGTTTTAGGTTCTCCTATTATGGGTTCTTCGAGTGAACAGCCTTCTATGAATAATTCACCTTACGTACAAGGCGAAGCTCCGGCTAATTATTCTCATTCAGAGGATGATAAGCGCAAGAAGAAAGTAATTATTACTTTAATAACCGCTATTATTGCTTGTGTTTTGGTTATAGGTGCTGGTGCATGGTGGTATGTAAATAGTGCGCGAACAGCTCAATCAAATAATAAAACTGAATTACAATCATCAAAATCAAAGAATAATAAATCTAAGCAGCATGTTCTAACTAATGATGATTTAGATTCAGACGATGAAGATAGTGATACTAGCAGCGATAAGGATAACGCTATTGGCGCGAGTGAAAAGCTCAATACCAAAAAAATCAATAAATTAGTAAGCAATTTTGCTTCAAATAATAGCGTATCTGTAGCGATTTCTGGCAAGAAGGGCATATTGTATGAGTCTTCTAATTCTCGTAAAACATTCCCTGCTGTAGGTTTTTATTTCCCTGTTGTTCTTTATACTAAGGATAATCCACAGCATGATTATGAAGATAAGTGTGAAGATGTTATTAAGGCAATGAGTAATGACTCCGCTAATGAGCTTTTAGATGATCAAGGTGGCATAGACGGATTAGATCAATGGCTGTCAGATAATGGCTATGCAAATACATCTTTTACTCGCAAATATGGTGATGTTGATGCATCGAACGATGGTCACGAAAATCTTACTTCTTCTCATGATGCTGCGATGATGCTTTCAAAAGCTATGCAAAATTCGACTATTGCCAATGCGACGGGTTACGATATTTCTGCTGATGGCGTGAACGTTCCAGACGGCATAGAGGTTATGGCTCATCGTGGTCAAGGAATTAAGAATGTTTATAACTATTTCTTGATTCTTAAGAAGGGCAAGAATAGGATCGGAGTGTCTGTTTTAACAAAAAGTGCAGATAAAGATGACGTTGCTGAATTTGTTTCAAAACTGTTGAATTTGTTGAAAAATAATCTCTAA